One Glycine max cultivar Williams 82 chromosome 6, Glycine_max_v4.0, whole genome shotgun sequence DNA segment encodes these proteins:
- the LOC121174972 gene encoding CRM-domain containing factor CFM2, chloroplastic-like, with product MLNSSTFSNILTALQLHHQIQNQIPHSLLHSRDSNPNPSISSAIERIAKKLHSLGITEPLTSSSEIHVLFPHDLPKRHVGHTFEPSWSMPLKPVPIPGTGIAALSKSEVRKQKKLRVEESRRRKELVPTQMELSLSDSEIRHLTTLGFTTKKKGDTRQQ from the exons ATGTTAAACTCCTCCACTTTCTCTAACATCCTCACGGCCCTTCAACTGCACCA CCAAATCCAAAACCAGATTCCACATTCGTTGCTCCACTCCCGAGATTCAAACCCGAACCCATCGATCTCCTCTGCCATTGAACGAATCGCCAAGAAGCTCCACAGCCTCGGCATCACCGAACCCCTTACCTCCTCCTCTGAAATTCACGTTCTGTTCCCGCATGATCTCCCGAAGCGGCACGTGGGGCACACCTTCGAGCCGAGCTGGAGCATGCCGCTGAAACCGGTGCCGATCCCAGGAACCGGCATCGCGGCGCTAAGCAAGAGCGAGGTGAGGAAGCAGAAGAAACTGCGGGTAGAGGAGTCAAGGAGGAGGAAAGAATTGGTGCCGACCCAGATGGAGCTGAGCCTCTCGGACTCAGAGATTCGGCACCTGACCACGCTAGGGTTTACGACAAAGAAAAAGGGAGATACAAGGCAACAATGA
- the LOC100792200 gene encoding LOW QUALITY PROTEIN: jasmonoyl--L-amino acid synthetase JAR6 (The sequence of the model RefSeq protein was modified relative to this genomic sequence to represent the inferred CDS: deleted 1 base in 1 codon) — translation MLEKVEEFNMDKVIQEFELLTRDAERVQRETLKRILEDNASAEYLQSLGLNGRTDPESFKACVPMVTHKELEPYIYRIIDGDASPILTGKPITTMSLSSGTTQGKPKYVPWNDELYETTMQIYQTSFAFRNREFPIMLW, via the exons ATGTTAGAGAAAGTGGAGGAGTTTAACATGGATAAAGTTATACAAGAGTTTGAATTATTGACAAGGGATGCA GAAAGAGTTCAGAGGGAAACACTCAAGAGGATTTTGGAGGATAACGCATCAGCAGAGTACTTGCAGAGTTTGGGTCTCAATGGAAGAACTGACCCTGAGAGTTTCAAGGCCTGTGTTCCAATGGTCACCCACAAAGAATTGGAACCTTATATCTACAGAATTATTGATGGTGATGCTTCTCCTATTCTCACTGGAAAACCCATCACAACCATGTCCTTAAG TTCTGGCACTACCCAGGGGAAACCAAAGTATGTACCTTGGAATGATGAATTGTATGAAACCACAATGCAGATATACCAGACCTCTTTTGCCTTTAGAAACAG GGAGTTTCCTATAATGTTGTGGTGA